AAAACGTCCTGCTTGTCACTTCCGGCGCCAGCATCATGTCCGCGTCGAACACCGGGGCCGTGGAGGTGAACAGAAGGTCGCCGATATTGTCTATCTTCTCCCCGTCCTTTATCCCGATGTACACCTGGCAGGAGCTGTTGTTCACACGCACTTTTTCCGTCTTGCGGACGAACTCCGGGGGCGCCACGCCGTCTTCCATAAGGTCTAGCACCGTGGTCTTCAGGTTCGCGTTGGACACCACGGAGCGCCCGTTGATCCGCTTTCCGCCGACGATCACGCCGGACGCTTTGCCATTATCAAAGCATATTTTTTCCACCAGCGCGCCCACACGCACGTCCACCCCGTTTTTCACAAGCTCCGCGTCGAGCATCTTTATGAAAAGGTCGGTGCCTCCGCGGAATGTGTAAACGCCGCTGCTCATGAAGTTGGAGAACACGATGCCGTAGCTTATCGCCGGATCGTCGAGGGTGGAGCCGTTGGCGTAGGTTATCGGCTCCATCAGAAGCCTCACAACGTCGGTCCTGCCGGGGAAGAACTCCTCGAAAAGCTCCCGCACGGTCTTTTTCTGGTCGTCGAAAAAGTTCATCTCCCGCGTGACGGTGAAGAACCTTTCCACGGTCTGGGCCGGAATGTTGAACTTCTCGATGAGGATGCGGGTGAAATCCGCCTTGTCGTAAGTCGTCTGAAGCTGGAACTGGGGATTGTCGAACCGTATCCCCTTGAGCTGGACGATCCTGTCGGCGATCTCCCGGCTCCAGTATTTGCGGCACGTCTTCACCATCCCGGCGGGGAAGCCGTGGAGCGCCACGTCGAATATGTGGCGTTTGCGCTTGAACCAGGTGGCAAGCCCGCCCAGCTGTATGTGCTGTTCGAGAAGAAGCACGCTCCTGTCGGCGCGCGCAAGCCTGTTGGCGCAGGTGAGCCCTCCCAGGCCGCCCCCTATGACTATGCAGTCATAGGAGCTTTTCAGGTCCTTCAGTCCGCGTATGGCCATGTTCTCAATCCGCCTGAGTTGCGCGCGTCAGCGCCATGTTTGCCACGGTGACGCCGGAAAGCATGGAGCCGACTATGCCCAGGAAACCCTGGTCGGTCCCGCAAATATAAAGCCCTTCGACGGTGGTTTTGCCGTTCGTCACCTTGTCCGGCGAGCCGTACACCGCGCCGTTGACCTTGTCCGTGAACCGCCGCACGGTGCGCGGGGTGAACACGTCGGAGAATACCACGTTGCCGGAGGTGACTCCGCCGATCGCGTTGCCCGCCGCCTCAAACGAGCGGCTCCGCCATGTTTCTTTGGCCTTCACGTACTCCATCTCGTCCACTCCTATCCAGAAATCGCAGTTGGCGATGTTTGTCACCCGGAGCATGTGGTAATCTTCCGCCGCCCCGGCAAAATTGTCCGGCATGCAGATCACCGCGGAGCGCAGGTCCACCGGCTCCGCCGGATTGGCATATGTGAAAGTGTCCGAATCATTGTAAAAGATTATCGATGCGTCCACGCCCAGTTCCGCCGGCGGCGTGTCCAGGACATTGACGGTCTCCATGAACGAAACGCGCCCGGCCCTGGGTTCGGCGGCGCCGTTGGCCGGCTTTGCCTCCGGGCATAAGGCGATTGTTTCAAGAAGCCCCGCCGATGACAACACCGCCCCGCATTCAATTTCGTCCCCGTCATCGGTGACCACTCCGGCCACTTTACCGTCTTTTGCGATTATTTTAGAGACCCCGGAGCCCAGTTTGATCGAGCCCCCGGCGTCCATAAAAGCGTTCTGCAAAAGGCCAAGCACCGTGCGTATCCCGCCCTGTGGCCTTGCAAGCCCCTCCAGGAACAGGCTCCGGAACATCACGGCGAACTGGCCGAATTCGACGTCACCTTCCTCCGCCGATCCGTAGAACATCACGGGACACAGGATCATTTCCGCAAGGAGCGGATCGGTTATTATCGTATTTAAGACCTCCCTGCCGGAGAGCTTTCTTCTCTCGAGGTTGAACGCGTCGTATTCGGTCACGGCCTTCACAAGTTTGGCCAGGTTGTCCTTTTGCGCCGGGAACGCGGCGGCGGCGGACTCCATGAACAGTCCGAAATCGTTGGAGAACGAGATTGAGACGCCGGGGAAGGCTATCTTGCTTGTCATTTGCGGCGCGAGCAGCAGGCTGTCGAAAGGGATCCTGAGCTGACGCAGAAGGCGCATCAGCGGCGCGCTCTTCGTTCCGTCCGAAACATAGTTTGTCATGGCGTGGAGCCCCACGTCTAGGTTGTATCCGCCGGAATTGTAGAAGGAATTAAGCCCGCCGGGCCGTGAATGGCGCTCGAAAATGGCCGTTTTACCGCCATAGCGCGCCATCCTTATTCCGGCCGCCAGGCCGGACATTCCGGCGCCGATGATTACCGTGTCGTATCGCAAATTGTGCTTGCCGGAGAACCTGTGGAACCGGGGACAAGCCCGGCCTACAGGTTCTCCATTTTGGGAAGGAGATAGTTTATCGTGCTGTTCATCGTGGCGAGCATCGGATAGTCCTTTTCCGGGACCTCCACGCTGTACCGTTTCCTGAGTTCCATCACGATGTCCAGAAAGTCCATCGAATCAAGGCTGATCTGCTCGCGAAGCGATTTGTCCGGCTCGATGGCCGCAAGGTCCTCGTCAGGAACGATGTCCCCGATGATTTCCACTATGGCCTGGCGTATTCCTTCTCCTGTCATTTCCCTTCCCTTAAAACTGATTTAGCGCCATGAAACGGATATTATCTCCAATCCGGCGCTATTTTACAAATCGTTTTACGACAACCACGGAATTTATCCCGAGCATGCCGAAAGAATTGTTCATTATAACGTCAATTTTGTCCGCTTTCACAGGTTTGTTGACCACCATGCCCGGTATCTGGCATTCCGGATCCGGATTGTCCAGATTG
The genomic region above belongs to Nitrospinota bacterium and contains:
- a CDS encoding NAD(P)/FAD-dependent oxidoreductase, translating into MSGLAAGIRMARYGGKTAIFERHSRPGGLNSFYNSGGYNLDVGLHAMTNYVSDGTKSAPLMRLLRQLRIPFDSLLLAPQMTSKIAFPGVSISFSNDFGLFMESAAAAFPAQKDNLAKLVKAVTEYDAFNLERRKLSGREVLNTIITDPLLAEMILCPVMFYGSAEEGDVEFGQFAVMFRSLFLEGLARPQGGIRTVLGLLQNAFMDAGGSIKLGSGVSKIIAKDGKVAGVVTDDGDEIECGAVLSSAGLLETIALCPEAKPANGAAEPRAGRVSFMETVNVLDTPPAELGVDASIIFYNDSDTFTYANPAEPVDLRSAVICMPDNFAGAAEDYHMLRVTNIANCDFWIGVDEMEYVKAKETWRSRSFEAAGNAIGGVTSGNVVFSDVFTPRTVRRFTDKVNGAVYGSPDKVTNGKTTVEGLYICGTDQGFLGIVGSMLSGVTVANMALTRATQAD
- a CDS encoding acyl carrier protein yields the protein MTGEGIRQAIVEIIGDIVPDEDLAAIEPDKSLREQISLDSMDFLDIVMELRKRYSVEVPEKDYPMLATMNSTINYLLPKMENL
- a CDS encoding NAD(P)/FAD-dependent oxidoreductase, whose translation is MAIRGLKDLKSSYDCIVIGGGLGGLTCANRLARADRSVLLLEQHIQLGGLATWFKRKRHIFDVALHGFPAGMVKTCRKYWSREIADRIVQLKGIRFDNPQFQLQTTYDKADFTRILIEKFNIPAQTVERFFTVTREMNFFDDQKKTVRELFEEFFPGRTDVVRLLMEPITYANGSTLDDPAISYGIVFSNFMSSGVYTFRGGTDLFIKMLDAELVKNGVDVRVGALVEKICFDNGKASGVIVGGKRINGRSVVSNANLKTTVLDLMEDGVAPPEFVRKTEKVRVNNSSCQVYIGIKDGEKIDNIGDLLFTSTAPVFDADMMLAPEVTSRTFSVYYPDLRPGHDRYTIVASSNARYEDWAGLDDEQYEARKKHLAETTLDALEKYVPGARQKADHVEVATPKTFHRYTLHEGGSSFGTKFEGLEISQGLPTFAPGLFHTGSVAIIMSGWLGAANYGVIVANEVDKYLGG